Proteins encoded by one window of Lycium barbarum isolate Lr01 chromosome 11, ASM1917538v2, whole genome shotgun sequence:
- the LOC132617031 gene encoding uncharacterized protein LOC132617031 has product MSSTSRAWVTAVSLGVVEALKDQGVCRWNHTIRAVHQHAKNNLRSYSQAKKLSSQSSSLVSTNKLELKEKVEKSEESLRKVMYLSCWGPN; this is encoded by the coding sequence ATGAGTTCAACAAGCAGGGCATGGGTTACAGCAGTGAGCTTGGGAGTAGTAGAGGCACTAAAAGATCAAGGAGTTTGTAGGTGGAACCACACCATCAGAGCCGTACATCAACACGCCAAGAACAATTTACGGTCATATTCACAAGCCAAGAAGCTCTCTTCTCAATCTTCTTCATTGGTTTCTACAAACAAATTAGAATTGAAGGAGAAGGTGGAGAAATCTGAAGAGTCTCTTAGGAAAGTTATGTATTTGAGCTGTTGGGGTCCCAATTGA
- the LOC132618843 gene encoding uncharacterized protein LOC132618843 — MSSSRRAWIVAASVGAVEALKDQVGLCRWNYPLRSLAQHTKNNLRSYSQAKKLSSSSLIARSEKAKQSEESLRKVMYLSCWGPN; from the coding sequence ATGAGTTCAAGCAGGAGAGCATGGATAGTTGCAGCTAGTGTTGGAGCAGTTGAAGCCTTAAAAGATCAAGTTGGATTGTGTAGATGGAATTACCCATTGAggtctttggcacaacacacaaagAATAACTTGAGATCTTACTCTCAAGCTAAGaaactttcttcttcttcactgaTTGCAAGGAGTGAGAAGGCAAAGCAATCTGAAGAGTCATTGAGGAAAGTTATGTACTTGAGCTGTTGGGGTCCCAATTGA